One segment of Caldisericota bacterium DNA contains the following:
- the ispH gene encoding 4-hydroxy-3-methylbut-2-enyl diphosphate reductase yields MREVNRRKIIIAKNIGFCSGVERAVKLAEESLSQCKKIYTLDALLHNEKEIRRLKKSGISNLTSLKHRGKVVLLPAHGSTVIERKKADENFEKVIDTVCPFVLRTVQIIEKLKKENYKIAIVGDRGHREVKVLSDAASCNLLGVFQDRDEIKEELRTSKIGVLAQSTIDQDTFFSIASELMTIADELRLFNTVCRETLRRQTEAKAIAKKADCIIVIGDKTSANSCKLFQMVKEINKHSYFIQTEDDLAIIPFKSFNIIGIVSGTSTPYWLIEKVVRRIGK; encoded by the coding sequence ATGCGTGAAGTTAACAGAAGAAAAATTATAATTGCAAAAAATATTGGGTTTTGTTCTGGAGTTGAGCGGGCAGTAAAGCTTGCCGAAGAATCTCTCTCTCAGTGTAAAAAAATTTATACGCTTGATGCCTTATTGCATAACGAAAAGGAGATACGCAGACTGAAGAAGAGCGGTATTTCTAATTTAACTAGCTTAAAGCATAGAGGAAAAGTAGTGCTTCTTCCTGCTCATGGTTCTACTGTTATAGAACGAAAAAAAGCTGACGAGAATTTTGAAAAAGTGATTGATACGGTCTGCCCTTTTGTGTTAAGGACGGTACAGATTATTGAGAAACTTAAAAAAGAGAATTATAAGATAGCGATTGTAGGGGATAGAGGACATCGCGAGGTGAAAGTGCTTTCAGATGCTGCTTCTTGCAATCTTCTTGGTGTATTTCAGGACAGGGATGAAATAAAGGAAGAATTAAGGACATCAAAAATAGGCGTGTTAGCGCAATCTACTATAGACCAAGATACTTTTTTTTCTATCGCCAGTGAATTAATGACAATCGCAGATGAGCTAAGACTTTTTAATACAGTATGCAGGGAGACATTGAGGCGTCAGACGGAGGCAAAAGCGATTGCAAAAAAAGCTGATTGCATAATTGTGATTGGAGATAAGACAAGCGCAAATTCATGTAAATTATTCCAGATGGTAAAGGAGATCAATAAACATTCATATTTTATTCAAACTGAAGATGATTTAGCAATCATTCCTTTTAAAAGTTTCAACATTATAGGGATTGTATCTGGTACGTCTACTCCCTATTGGCTCATTGAGAAAGTAGTAAGGAGGATTGGGAAATGA
- a CDS encoding NAD(P)H-dependent glycerol-3-phosphate dehydrogenase, which translates to MKISVIGAGAWGTTIAELLGEKGFDVALWIHSKKTLNAIQEWNENIYYLKRVKLHSIAKYTIDINEALSNAEIIVLTVPAQKLRSVISDVSPSDAPIVVNLAKGIEINSGKRMSQVIHEIWTGIPSKNITSLSGPNFSFEIARKMPAATVIGGEDEAILKGLQDVFLTDSFRVYYTTDLLGVELGGSVKNVLAVGAGISDGLGFGDSSKSSLVVRGVSELIRFGVVLGGKKETFYGLSGMGDLIATSFSKLSRNRWAGEEIGKGKSKEGIEESTNQVVEGLYTVKSVYSLKEKLNIDMPITTAIYNIVYQHKPPKEELQKLMRRPTKKES; encoded by the coding sequence ATGAAAATATCTGTTATTGGGGCAGGTGCGTGGGGTACGACTATTGCAGAACTTTTAGGAGAAAAAGGTTTTGATGTGGCACTATGGATACACAGTAAAAAGACTCTTAACGCAATTCAAGAATGGAACGAAAATATTTATTACTTGAAAAGGGTAAAGCTTCATTCTATTGCTAAATATACGATAGATATTAATGAAGCTCTTAGTAACGCAGAAATTATTGTTTTGACTGTGCCAGCACAAAAATTAAGAAGTGTTATTTCGGATGTATCTCCTTCTGATGCACCTATTGTTGTTAATCTTGCAAAAGGAATAGAAATAAATTCCGGGAAACGTATGTCTCAAGTAATACACGAAATATGGACTGGTATACCTTCTAAAAACATTACTTCTCTGTCAGGACCAAATTTTTCTTTCGAGATTGCAAGAAAAATGCCTGCTGCAACAGTAATAGGTGGAGAAGATGAAGCTATCCTAAAAGGACTGCAAGATGTTTTTTTGACAGATTCTTTTAGAGTGTATTATACAACAGACCTTTTGGGTGTTGAATTGGGGGGTTCTGTAAAAAATGTGCTTGCTGTTGGCGCTGGGATAAGCGATGGACTTGGTTTTGGTGATAGTAGCAAATCCTCTCTTGTTGTGAGGGGTGTCAGCGAACTTATCCGTTTTGGTGTGGTTCTTGGCGGTAAAAAAGAGACATTTTATGGATTATCCGGGATGGGAGATTTGATTGCCACATCTTTTAGTAAACTAAGCAGAAATAGATGGGCAGGTGAAGAGATCGGAAAAGGAAAAAGTAAAGAAGGAATAGAGGAATCTACAAATCAAGTGGTTGAGGGACTATACACGGTAAAATCAGTATACTCATTAAAGGAAAAGCTTAATATAGATATGCCGATAACTACTGCAATTTATAACATTGTTTACCAGCATAAACCACCGAAGGAAGAATTGCAAAAATTGATGCGAAGGCCGACAAAGAAAGAGTCCTAA
- a CDS encoding lysophospholipid acyltransferase family protein — MFYKTLHIFCKLFFRLFFHLDVYGVENVPPKRGVIVTPNHRSFLDIPVTSVALPRRMYSLGKKEVISGSRLGWLYQILGGISLDIDGTDLKGLRNAIDVLKQGNPLLVFPEGTRSLTREVGPVKKGVVFLSFKAGVPIVPVGIAGTGEALHKTSKRIKLSHLVVVFGKPIKLWELFDSKNNSFYERSTEYLRKEIKKCVKLTEEKL, encoded by the coding sequence ATGTTTTATAAAACACTTCATATTTTTTGCAAATTATTTTTCAGACTCTTCTTTCATTTAGATGTTTATGGGGTAGAGAATGTCCCCCCAAAAAGGGGAGTAATTGTTACTCCAAATCACAGAAGCTTTTTGGATATTCCTGTTACAAGTGTTGCATTGCCAAGAAGAATGTATTCACTGGGGAAAAAAGAGGTTATTTCAGGAAGTAGGTTGGGATGGTTATATCAAATATTAGGGGGAATATCTCTCGATATAGACGGGACAGACTTGAAGGGCTTGAGAAATGCCATAGATGTGCTTAAACAAGGTAATCCTCTTCTTGTATTTCCGGAAGGTACGCGTTCTTTAACGCGAGAAGTTGGTCCCGTTAAGAAAGGAGTAGTTTTCCTTTCTTTTAAAGCAGGTGTGCCTATTGTGCCTGTAGGCATTGCAGGAACTGGTGAAGCATTGCATAAAACTTCAAAAAGGATAAAACTTTCACACCTGGTGGTTGTATTTGGAAAACCCATTAAACTGTGGGAGTTATTTGACTCAAAGAATAATTCTTTTTATGAAAGATCAACTGAATATCTTAGAAAAGAGATAAAGAAATGCGTGAAGTTAACAGAAGAAAAATTATAA
- a CDS encoding threonyl-tRNA synthetase editing domain-containing protein has protein sequence MKLLIIYMDKFWYRTTTKTLSELKSEEKQGTFQDVLVGFIHSEKEDEEEVDKKVKKLIKSLKWAAGKNKTKRIVLHSFAHLSKSKADPEVALSILEKAEERLKSVGYEVCQTPFGHFLNLEVSAPGISQARIFQDL, from the coding sequence ATGAAGTTGCTTATAATTTATATGGACAAATTTTGGTACAGGACTACAACGAAAACACTTTCGGAACTTAAGAGCGAGGAAAAGCAAGGAACCTTTCAGGATGTGCTTGTAGGTTTTATTCACTCAGAGAAAGAAGACGAGGAAGAAGTTGATAAAAAAGTAAAAAAACTTATCAAGAGTTTAAAATGGGCGGCAGGTAAAAATAAGACAAAACGCATTGTTTTGCATTCTTTTGCCCATCTATCTAAAAGTAAGGCTGATCCAGAGGTTGCACTTAGTATACTGGAGAAGGCAGAAGAGAGGCTTAAAAGTGTAGGGTATGAAGTTTGCCAAACTCCATTTGGGCATTTTTTAAACCTGGAAGTTTCGGCTCCTGGTATTTCTCAAGCACGAATCTTTCAAGATCTATAA